CGGGCGTGCGCTTGCCCGCCCGTACCACCACCACCACCTCGCAGCCGGGGACGCAGCGCAGCAGGCGCTCGACCAGGGCGGTACCCAGGAAGCCGGTGGCCCCGGTGATGCCGATGCGCTTGCCCTCCAGGGCGGTGGTGATCATCGGGACCCATGTCTACCATTTGGTAGAGGGAATCGTCTACCATCTGGTAGATGGCCGTGGCCTCGACCACCGCTGAGCGGGCGACGACGGGTGAGCGGGTGCTCCTGGCGGCGGTAGAGTCGTTCGGCACGAGGGGCTACGAGGCCACCTCGCTCGACGCCCTGGCCAAGGGCCTCGGCCTGCGGAAGCAGACCATCCTGTACTGGTTCCCGTCCAAGGACGCGCTGCTGGAGGCGGTGGTCGACCGCACGGCGTCGGAGCTGGCGGCGGTCCTCGAGCGGGCCCTGTCGGGCGCCGGCCAGGGGTGGGACCGGGTGGAGGCCATCGTGAAGTCGGTGTTCCGGGTGTCGGTGCGGCGCCCGGAGCTGCTCGGCGTGGTGCGGGAGGCGAGTCGCCTGGGCCCTCCGGCCGCGACCCGCCTGCTCACCGCCATCGAGCCGCTGATGGCGAGGGCCACGGGGTTCCTCGCCGACGAGATGGCGGCCGGGCACATGCGGGCCCAGGACCCCCGCATGGTGCTGCTGGCCGCCTATTCCGCCGTCGTCGGCATGGCCACCGAGGTGGAGGTGTTGCGGGCCCTCGGGTTCGAACCGACCGCCCGCGACCTCGTCCGGCGCCGCGATCAGCTCCTCCAGTTCCTCCGCTCCGCCCTCGGCGTGCGAGCGGAGGGGGGGGATCAGCCCGCTACGGGAGGATGAGCCAGGTCCCGAGGAACGCGGCC
This portion of the Acidimicrobiales bacterium genome encodes:
- a CDS encoding TetR/AcrR family transcriptional regulator, whose protein sequence is MAVASTTAERATTGERVLLAAVESFGTRGYEATSLDALAKGLGLRKQTILYWFPSKDALLEAVVDRTASELAAVLERALSGAGQGWDRVEAIVKSVFRVSVRRPELLGVVREASRLGPPAATRLLTAIEPLMARATGFLADEMAAGHMRAQDPRMVLLAAYSAVVGMATEVEVLRALGFEPTARDLVRRRDQLLQFLRSALGVRAEGGDQPATGG